TATGGACGAAATACTGCAAATAGCTGGGTTAGCGATATTGACATGGTATTCGAATTACCATGGTCTGCTTATAACCAGTACAACGATTATCAAGGAAATGGGCAATCAGCATTACTTCAAGCTGTAAAAAATTCTATAGCAACAACTTATCCTGCTACCACATTAAAAGGAGATGGTCAAATTGTAAAGATTAGTTTTTCTGATGATATGATTTTTGAAGTTCTTCCTGTTTTTAAAAACAAAGACGATTCATACACTTTTGCTGATTCTAATAATGGAGGAAGTTGGAAAGTAACTAATCCAGTTCCAGAAATTCAAACGATTTCAAATGGTAATATATTAACTAATTCAAATTTAAGAAGATTATGTAGAATGGTACGCTCTTGGAAATATTATTGTAATGTACCAATAAAAGGACTTTTAATAGACACACTTGCATATAGATTTTTAACTAATTGGAGTTATCGGGATAAGTCATATTTATATTACGATTGGATGAGTCGGGATTTTTTTGAATATTTAAAAGACCAAAAAGAAGGTCAAACGACTTGGTACGCAATTGGTAGTCAGCAACCAATTTACAATTCAGAAAATTTTAGATATAAAGCAAAACAAGCATATAATAAATCATTTGAAGCAATTCAATATCAAACAGATAATATGGAATGGTCTTCTAAAAAAAAATGGAGAGATATTTATGGATACAGATACCCAGATTAACATAATCGAAGCACAAATAAGAGATTGTTTTGGGCGTTCAGTATGGAGTCACAAAACTCAAGAGAAATGTGCTGATATTATTTCTGCACGTCATAACGTGATTAAACTTATTCAAATCGGACTTTCTGCTCTAACAACGACTGGAGTTTTGATAGTTGTTTTTGGAGAAGATAAAATAATAGGAATAATCACAGCAGTTTTATCTGCAATTCTATTTGTAATTAATACCTACGTAAAAGGTCACGATTTAGGAGAAATAGCTCAAAAACATTCAGACTCTGCATCAGATTTATGGAATATTAGAGAAGAATATTTTTCATTACTAACAGACCTTAAATCAGGTATTTTAGATATAGATGAACTTGTTAAA
This genomic stretch from Bacteroidales bacterium harbors:
- a CDS encoding nucleotidyltransferase domain-containing protein codes for the protein MSVASNFETFCKSLLIGTEMRSTISTRYLTICKRLNKDFWDMDTDTGGRYVGSYGRNTANSWVSDIDMVFELPWSAYNQYNDYQGNGQSALLQAVKNSIATTYPATTLKGDGQIVKISFSDDMIFEVLPVFKNKDDSYTFADSNNGGSWKVTNPVPEIQTISNGNILTNSNLRRLCRMVRSWKYYCNVPIKGLLIDTLAYRFLTNWSYRDKSYLYYDWMSRDFFEYLKDQKEGQTTWYAIGSQQPIYNSENFRYKAKQAYNKSFEAIQYQTDNMEWSSKKKWRDIYGYRYPD
- a CDS encoding SLATT domain-containing protein, with translation MDTDTQINIIEAQIRDCFGRSVWSHKTQEKCADIISARHNVIKLIQIGLSALTTTGVLIVVFGEDKIIGIITAVLSAILFVINTYVKGHDLGEIAQKHSDSASDLWNIREEYFSLLTDLKSGILDIDELVKKRDSLRDKLSNVYKGSPRTINKAYTEATKALKLNEELTLSDKEINLFLPNELKKVEVE